The Ferrovibrio sp. MS7 sequence CAGCAAAGGCAGCAGCCCCAGCCAGCGCCCGCGCCGGCCGAAAGCGAGCTGCGCCAGACCGATAATCGCACCCAGCGCGGCGACCAGCCACCAGACCGGGGCATCCTCATGCATCAGGCCATCGATGGTCGGCGGCAGGGTCAGGGCGGGCGCCAGGGCCAGGGCAATGAACCCGGCCAGGCCCCAGAGCAAAGCCTCAACCCGGCTGACTTCGCCCCTGGGCGGCATCCGGTGCGTGAAAATGGCCGCGAGCAATGTGGAAAAGACAAATCCGAACAATATGTTACGGATGATGATGGCATCCATCTGGCGGCTCGGCGGTGGTAATTCCAGGCCGGCCATCAGCATCGCCTGCTGGCGCAAGGGCAGTTCCAGGATGTGCTGACCGAGGGTAAGCGCCAGGGCGGCGATCAGGCCACCGCTGAAACCCGCCAGGATCAGCCGCAAGGTCAAGACCAAGCCTCCGCTTGCTCAGATGCGCTGGAAACGAAGATACAGGCAGGCGCGACCGGCGGCGACGGCCTTTCGCTCATATTTGCTGCTCGGCCAGTCGGCCGGGCGCTGGCGCCAATCGGCGGCGCATTCGGCCAGCCAGCGGAAAGCCGGCTGGTTCAGCGTATGCAGCAGCATGCCGCGACCGTAATCCGGCACATCGGTGGCAAGCCGCAATTCACCGCCCGGCTTTATCACGCGGGCAAGGTCGGCCAGCGTGTCCGGGTTGACGATACGGCGCCATTGATGCCGCTTCTTCGGCCAGGGATCGGGGAACAGCACGAAAGCGCGCTCGATGCTGGCCTCGGGCAGGGCCTTGAGCAGCAGGCG is a genomic window containing:
- the trmB gene encoding tRNA (guanine(46)-N(7))-methyltransferase TrmB → MPRRLIFGRRRGRKLTPLGNTRMDTWLPRLEVPRADSPIAFGRPLRATWLEIGFGVGDHLQAQAEAHPDVGIIGVEPFLNGVARLVGHVAERAEAGDDSLAERIRLFTDDARLLLKALPEASIERAFVLFPDPWPKKRHQWRRIVNPDTLADLARVIKPGGELRLATDVPDYGRGMLLHTLNQPAFRWLAECAADWRQRPADWPSSKYERKAVAAGRACLYLRFQRI
- a CDS encoding CbtA family protein; translated protein: MTLRLILAGFSGGLIAALALTLGQHILELPLRQQAMLMAGLELPPPSRQMDAIIIRNILFGFVFSTLLAAIFTHRMPPRGEVSRVEALLWGLAGFIALALAPALTLPPTIDGLMHEDAPVWWLVAALGAIIGLAQLAFGRRGRWLGLLPLLGPALLAPESATAEAPEGFLYIDLALDLGFWLILGLVTAWVLRRMNA